The following proteins are encoded in a genomic region of Ctenopharyngodon idella isolate HZGC_01 chromosome 12, HZGC01, whole genome shotgun sequence:
- the usp54b gene encoding inactive ubiquitin carboxyl-terminal hydrolase 54 isoform X7: MEDSCIFCALKSIFAQFQFSSEKVLPSDALRSALAKTFQDEQRFQLGIMDDAAECFENLLMRIHFHISDETKEDICTAKHCIPHQKFAMTLFEQCVCNNCGATSDPLPFIQMVHYISTTSLCCSNQAVRMLECKEKPTPDMFGELLRNASTMGDLRNCPSNCGEMLRIRRVLMNCPEIISIGLVWDSDHSDLAEDVIHSLGTCLRLGDLFYRVTDERAKQSELYLVGMVCYYGKHYSTFFFQTKIRKWMYFDDAHVKEIGPKWKDVVSRCIKGHYQPLLLLYADPRGTPVSSQDMLAAQLDLHHSSKAGYDSEDSGREPSISSDTRTDSSTDSCSYKHSRSHHESMASHFSSDSQGTVVCNQDSSGSQNSMDTAGEVLKDQATPLCTPRTSSTGHLQDYKETVNMIHSRPLSSSSSSGVGGSEAGARSRDWEDESTSSESKSSSSGGRYRPTWRPRREALNIDSIFSRERHRPAGYATLGPSPLPEDPMSPVHSELVSGAAAEGSNIPAAETGGMGDGSGGVSETAVEHLPIPPPLRGVEQQPRLIQRMESGYESSERNSNSPISMDMPLSDNQSTSAHRDSSSKRPVTSGPSWRTVPKSKSSSAILQDLKSPTWSSPPLSLGEGRSELDELQEEVARRARQQELQRKKEKEREAAQGFNPRPSKFMDLDELQHQGKGGSFEHCLAEADSLLEQSLRLEQAGDTATALALSHHAVSKLRFSMHEGSANTHSRTMAADAKLQKCMRRARGLQQRMQQQQEQQQEPSRPQGPNSEHPGPVQVLLTDNQEEVWETNQVSMLGPPSPQHMKSPSSCTNSPSQSSSHPSLNPRPSSSEGHSQEPDERSSWSTQNEEEWGGIRLSDVLQASGIRIMPIRKHLAISLPSLPLDFWGVLGEDEEVSSCQHPQASFSQSPNPPSWHGTADCSDRIPQSSRATSPPPAPVEEKGPMPRRAPIWQPLCASSQPCTKLTPPVATRHWSSWSLDRPDAVITPYNTPPDQNQRTGTALYQHTPGRHLAPHSPISTRKKNISKHSNFQSMELEPTEAEDQELSELDSLYQASLQAGPGPGRALRGTSSPAGRQVPPATRKLLTGVGRSRTPTAELERTAYGPPGCSSPTGYMNMPLSVAHQELQSGEEDQYDADHLRRIARSLSGTVIGRRQNRLAVSRSFLGDSGVTPYHSSMYSPSCLQFPLSHSDLHLLQPSYLHLLPSSSPLSQQPGPCREAPGKAHSRFPLP; this comes from the exons CTGCAGTAACCAAGCTGTGCGAATGCTGGAATGTAAGGAGAAGCCCACACCCGATATGTTTGGAGAGCTTCTCCGCAACGCCAGCACCATGGGTGACCTGCGAAACTGTCCG AGTAACTGTGGCGAAATGTTGCGGATTCGGCGGGTTCTGATGAACTGCCCGGAGATCATCAGCATCGGCCTGGTGTGGGACTCAGACCACTCTGATTTGGCTGAAGACGTCATCCACAGCCTGGGCACGTGCCTGCGGTTGGGTGAT CTGTTCTACCGTGTGACGGATGAGCGGGCCAAGCAATCAGAGCTCTACCTTGTGGGCATGGTTTGCTACTACGGCAAGCATTACTCTACCTTCTTCTTCCAGACCAAGATACGCAAGTGGATGTATTTCGATGACGCACATGTGAAGGAG ATTGGACCCAAATGGAAGGATGTGGTGTCGAGATGTATAAAAGGCCACTACCAGCCACTCCTGCTGCTGTATGCTGACCCACGAGGGACACCCGTGTCATCGCAGGACATGCTGGCAGCGCAGTTAGACCTGCATCACAGCAGCAAGGCTGGCTATGACAGCGAAGACTCCG GGAGGGAGCCCTCAATTTCAAGTGACACACGCACAGACTCTTCCACAGACAGCTGCAGCTACAAGCACTCTCGATCACACCATGAGTCCATGGCCTCCCATTTCTCTTCTGACTCTCAGGGAACTGTGGTGTGTAATCAGGACAGCAGCGGTTCCCAGAACAGCATGGACACTGCAG GGGAGGTTCTTAAAGACCAGGCCACTCCCCTTTGTACGCCAAGAACCTCTTCTACTGGCCATCTGCAGGATTATAAAGAGACTGTGAATATGATCCACAGCAGACCCCTCTCATCGTCCTCTAGTTCAGGGGTGGGTGGCTCGGAGGCTGGTGCGCGGTCCAGGGACTGGGAAGACGAGAGCACCAGCAGTGAGTCCAAGTCCAGCTCCAGTGGAGGGCGCTATCGGCCCACTTGGAGACCCAGGAGAGAGGCCTTGAACATTGACAGCATCTTCAGCCGGGAAAGGCATCGGCCGGCTGGCTACGCCACGCTCGGGCCCTCCCCGCTGCCGGAAGACCCGATGTCACCAGTGCACAGCGAGCTGGTCTCAGGAGCTGCTGCGGAGGGGTCAAACATTCCAGCAGCAGAGACAGGGGGCATGGGCGATGGCTCAGGGGGTGTGTCAGAGACAGCAGTGGAGCATCTACCGATCCCACCACCTTTAAGAGGCGTAGAACAGCAGCCTCGGCTGATCCAGAGGATGGAGAGTGGCTACGAAAGTAGTGAGAGGAACAGCAACAGCCCCATCAGCATGGACATGCCCCTCAGCGACAACCAGAGCACCAGTGCTCACAG GGACAGCAGCAGTAAGAGACCAGTAACTTCTGGGCCCTCCTGGCGCACAGTGCCCAAGTCCAAAAGCAGCAGTGCCATCCTTCAAGACCTCAAATCACCCACCTGGAGTAGCCCTCCACTGAGTTTGG GAGAGGGGCGCAGCGAGCTGGATGAATTGCAGGAGGAAGTTGCTCGCAGGGCCAGGCAGCAAGAGCTCCAGAGGAAGAAGGAGAAGGAGAGAGAAGCAGCACAGGGCTTCAACCCCAGACCTAGCAAGTTCATGGACCTGGACGAACTTCAGCACCAGG GGAAGGGGGGCAGTTTTGAGCACTGCCTGGCGGAGGCTGACTCTCTCTTAGAGCAGTCGCTGCGCCTGGAGCAAGCTGGGGACACAGCTACAGCCCTGGCGCTCTCCCACCATGCTGTGT CTAAACTAAGATTTTCCATGCATGAGGGCAGTGCTAACACTCATAGCAGGACTATGGCTGCTGACGCCAAGCTGCAAAAATGCATGAGGAGAGCGCGGGGCCTACAGCAGCGCATGCAGCAACAGCAAGAGCAGCAGCAGGAGCCCAGCCGCCCACAGGGGCCCAACAG TGAACACCCTGGCCCGGTCCAAGTATTGTTGACAGACAATCAGGAGGAGGTCTGGGAGACCAATCAGGTTTCTATGCTTGGCCCACCCTCTCCTCAACACATGAAATCACCCTCCTCTTGTACAAACTCCCCATCTCAGTCCTCTAGCCACCCATCGCTCAATCCTCGGCCTTCCTCTTCTGAGGGGCATTCCCAAGAGCCCGATGAACGCAGCAGTTGGTCAACCCAAAATGAGGAGGAATGGGGTGGCATCAGGTTATCAGACGTTCTCCAAGCATCAGGCATTCGGATCATGCCCATACGCAAACACCTAGCCATATCTCTACCTTCTTTGCCCCTTGACTTCTGGGGTGTTTTGGGAGAGGACGAAGAGGTCTCCAGCTGTCAGCACCCTCAAGCTTCATTCTCTCAATCTCCAAATCCTCCTTCGTGGCATGGCACTGCAGATTGTTCAGACCGGATACCCCAATCCAGCAGGGCCACCAGTCCACCACCTGCCCCTGTTGAGGAGAAGGGGCCAATGCCCCGACGAGCCCCCATATGGCAGCCCCTGTGTGCATCTTCCCAGCCATGCACCAAACTGACCCCTCCTGTTGCTACCCGTCATTGGTCCTCTTGGAGCCTAGACCGTCCTGACGCTGTCATCACCCCCTACAACACACCACCTGACCAGAACCAGCGGACAGGAACCGCCCTCTATCAACACACACCTGGAAGACACCTTGCTCCTCACAGTCCCATTAGCACCAGGAAGAAGAACATCTCTAAGCACTCAAACTTCCAAAGCATGGAGCTGGAACCCACAGAGGCCGAGGACCAGGAACTCTCTGAATTGGACTCACTCTACCAGGCCAGTCTCCAGGCTGGCCCGGGTCCTGGCCGAGCTCTGCGTGGTACCAGCTCACCTGCTGGGAGACAAG TACCTCCTGCTACACGAAAGCTGCTCACTGGAGTTGGACGTTCTCGGACCCCCACGGCTGAGCTTGAGAGAACCGCTTATGGACCACCAGGTTGTAGCAGCCCTACTGGATACATGAACATG CCCCTGTCAGTGGCCCATCAAGAGCTGCAGTCAGGAGAGGAAGACCAGTATGATGCAGATCACCTGCGCCGTATTGCTCGCAGCCTGAGTGGAACTGTGATAGGGAGACGCCAGAACCGCCTTGCCGTCTCCCGAAGTTTC CTGGGGGACTCCGGGGTTACGCCATATCACAGCTCCATGTACTCACCTAGTTGCCTTCAGTTTCCTTTGTCTCATTCAGACCTCCATCTGCTCCAACCCAGCTATCTTCATCTCCTTCCATCATCTTCACCTCTGTCTCAGCAGCCTGGGCCTTGCAGAGAGGCCCCAGGTAAAGCTCACTCTCGTTTTCCACTTCCATGA